Below is a genomic region from Flammeovirgaceae bacterium SG7u.111.
TATCTACAAACGTATTGTTTTGCTCAGGATCAAGTACTTCAAGCAGTGCCGAAGCAGGATCACCTCTGAAATCTGCTCCAATTTTTTCTATCTCGTCTAAGATAAAAACAGGATTGTCAAAGCCTACTTTTTTGATGTTTTGCAAAATTCTGCCCGGCATAGCGCCTACATAGGTTTTCCTGTGTCCACGGATTTCTGCTTCGTCCCTCAGCCCGCCTAGGGACATACGAATGTATTTCCTGTTCAAGGCCTTGGCTATTGATTTGCCTAAAGAGGTTTTCCCAACGCCCGGAGGACCGTAAAGACAAAGAATAGGGCCTTTCATGTTTTTGGTCAGCTTAAGCACCGCCAAATATTCTATAATTCTATCTTTAACCTTATCCAGGCCATAATGATCTTTATCTAATATCTTTTGTGCCTTTTGCAGGTCAAACTTATCTTCGGTTTGGTTTCCCCAAGGCAAATCGACCATAAACTCACAATAACTCAATGAAATGGGATACTCCGCAGAAGCAGGGTTCATCCGCATTACCTTAGCTATTTCTTTGTCAAAGTGACGGCGAACCGTTTCAGGCCAAACCTTCTTTTTTGCCTTCACTTTTAATATTTCTATTTCCTGCTCCGAGCCTTCCATGCCCAGCTCATCTTGTAGCACTTTCATTTGCTGGCGCAAGAAATAATCACGTTGCTGCTGGTCTATATCCGAATGCACTTTACTTTGGATTTCGTGCTTCAATTCCAACATCTGGATTTCTTTGAGCATAAACTCCAAAAGGCGCGTGCCTCTTTTTTTGCCATCTTCCATTTCCAGCAACTTCTGCTTTTCTGTTACTTCAGCATTTATATTGGAAGAAAGGAAATGGGTAAGAAAACTAGGGCTTTCTATGTTTTCAAGGGCTACTTGAGCCTCTTGTGGTATTTCAGGATTGAGCTTTAGGATTTTAGCTGCCGCATCTTTAAGCGTTTGTACGAGCGCAACAGTTTCTTTCTTTTCTATATCAGGAAACTCATCGTGCTTCACCTCTACTTCAGCAGTGAAGTAAGGATCTTTCTGAACAATTCGCTCTATTTTGAACTTGCGCTTTCCTTGAATAATAATGGTCGTGTTCCCATCAGGCAATACCAATAATTTGATGATTCGCGCTACTGTACCTACTTGATAAAGGTCGTCTTGGTCTGGATCGTCTGCATTCGTGTTTTTCTGGGCTACCACCCCTATTGTTTTATCCCCTTTGTAAGCCTTCTTCACGAGTTTTACAGACTTCTGTCTGCCTACTGTTATAGGGATAACAACTCCAGGAAAAAGAACGGTATTGCGGATAGGCAATATGGGTAATTCCAACTTCGCTCCATTTTCAAACTCCTGATCATCCTCATCCTCTGGCAATACAGGGATAAGCTGGTCAGATTCCAACTCCGATATTTCACTAAACAAAAAATCTTTCTTATTACTCATATCTAATTATAAACCCTCGTAGATTTTTAGTCTCAGCTAATTAGTTTAACCGATCTTTTCACGCAAGCCTGCAAAACTATTTTTCTAAAATTACAAAACCAAATTCATAGTTAAAACTATTTGTACACGAACAAAATTTGTTCAATGGATTTTTTGCCATAAAAATCTTCGGAAAAAGTAATTCTCCAATAAAAAAGCAGATATCAAGAAGGTTTTGTCTTTTTGCCGAGATATATTTGAAATCTATTCTGCAAAAAATGAATGATTATTGTTAATTTGAATATCGAACAGTTAGGCTGGTAATCTTAAAAACTACGTACGATCATATTATTGTGAAAGATCGGCAACAACAATCTTAACCTACTATAGGGTTTTCAAGTAAAACACAACGTGTTTTAAGGTTGAGACAATTAACATCACTCTCGCAGAAATTTTGAGGGTATATTTTTAAATGTTTTTTTGAAACCGGAAACTGTAAAACACCGGCGCCACTAAAAACGATGAAGCATCAGGCAATTGACCTATCGTTTTTCACCATGAACAAGACAAACATCACACTTTCCAGCCCAATACCCAACTTGCAACTTCTAGTCGCAATCATGTTATTGCTGTCTCTTAGCTTTTCCGCTAACTCGCAAGGAAAAAAGAAAGAGGGCAAGAAAAAAGAAAAAGGCTTATTGGTAAGCGATTTTTTCCCTTCCGATTCTAGTAAAGTAGTAAAACTTCCAAAAGTCAGATTTGAGAATATAAACGTGATTCCAGATTACTATGACGCAACCAAGCTTGC
It encodes:
- the lon gene encoding endopeptidase La — translated: MSNKKDFLFSEISELESDQLIPVLPEDEDDQEFENGAKLELPILPIRNTVLFPGVVIPITVGRQKSVKLVKKAYKGDKTIGVVAQKNTNADDPDQDDLYQVGTVARIIKLLVLPDGNTTIIIQGKRKFKIERIVQKDPYFTAEVEVKHDEFPDIEKKETVALVQTLKDAAAKILKLNPEIPQEAQVALENIESPSFLTHFLSSNINAEVTEKQKLLEMEDGKKRGTRLLEFMLKEIQMLELKHEIQSKVHSDIDQQQRDYFLRQQMKVLQDELGMEGSEQEIEILKVKAKKKVWPETVRRHFDKEIAKVMRMNPASAEYPISLSYCEFMVDLPWGNQTEDKFDLQKAQKILDKDHYGLDKVKDRIIEYLAVLKLTKNMKGPILCLYGPPGVGKTSLGKSIAKALNRKYIRMSLGGLRDEAEIRGHRKTYVGAMPGRILQNIKKVGFDNPVFILDEIEKIGADFRGDPASALLEVLDPEQNNTFVDNYLEVEYDLSKMLFIATANSLDSIHPALLDRMEIIEVNGYTQEEKMEIAKKHLIPKQRKDHGLTAKHFTLTKPGLKRLIEAYTRESGVRNLERQIGSVVRNIAKSVAMEVEYKKNIGATEIEEILGAAMYDHEVYTDRDIAGVVTGLAWTQSGGEILYIESSLSQGKGRITLSGQLGDVMKESATAALSYLKAHAEELGVDARLFEHYDLHLHVPAGAVPKDGPSAGITMLVSIASVYTQRKVVPNLAMTGEITLTGRVLPVGGIKEKLLAARRAGVKQLIFCKKNRKDVEEINEVYRQNLEINYVENAKAVLELALMQEKVSNPVSFSISEEKK